Genomic segment of Streptococcus pneumoniae:
AAAAGCATGCCTATATTGAACGTTTAGGGTCAGAATGTGCTGCTGAGGGCCTTCCTTTCTTCTTGGAAATCCTGAGCTATGATGAAAAGATTCAAGATGCAACTAGTTTAGAATATGCCAAGGTAAAACCAAGAAAAGTCATTGAAGCAATGAAAGTTTTCTCGGACAAATCTTTTGGAGTTGATGTCTTAAAAGTAGAAGTCCCAGTCAACATGGCTTATGTTGAAGGATTTGCGCAGGGAAATGAAGTAGTATATAGTCAAGAAGAAGCGGCTGCTTATTTCAGACAACAAGATGCAGCGACCCCGCTCCCTTATATCTATTTGAGTGCAGGTGTATCAGCCAATCTTTTCCAAGAAACCTTACGATTTGCTCATGCTGCTGGAGCAGCCTTCAATGGTGTCTTGTGTGGGCGTGCGACCTGGGCTGACTCTGTTCAAATCTACATGGAAGAGGGAGAAGAAGCCGCTAGAAATTGGTTGCGAACAATTGGACGCAAGAACATCGAATCGT
This window contains:
- the lacD gene encoding tagatose-bisphosphate aldolase, whose translation is MTVENQKYTLMEKVSNQDGIISALAFDQRGALKKMMSKYQDTEPTAEDMEILKSIVSEELTPYSSSILLDPEFGLPASHVRASQSGLLLAYEKTGYDVSSTSRLPDCLVEWSVKRLKKEGADAIKFLLYYDVDGDPYVNLQKHAYIERLGSECAAEGLPFFLEILSYDEKIQDATSLEYAKVKPRKVIEAMKVFSDKSFGVDVLKVEVPVNMAYVEGFAQGNEVVYSQEEAAAYFRQQDAATPLPYIYLSAGVSANLFQETLRFAHAAGAAFNGVLCGRATWADSVQIYMEEGEEAARNWLRTIGRKNIESLNEVLATTASSWKERVGLQ